The Leptospira licerasiae serovar Varillal str. VAR 010 genome includes a window with the following:
- a CDS encoding ATP-binding response regulator, with the protein MKILFVDDEEVIRDLFQEIFGSEYELVLAGTAEQGLSLAESETFDLIITDIRLPRMNGIEFITKLREKGVDTPFIVITGNQDIQISINALRLGAVDFFLKPFRMEAIRYSLLRFKNLFYAGKDLVDKRMFQVRESRQKFALLPRLGNLNQYVHLILKSLSHLPNLQNEDQLSLKVALYELIGNAIEHGCARITYHQKQELMFQENDYFSYVDKICESKEEWIQVEVDYDDTRVTVILEDGGDGFDPARVPDPVQDPNASQLSGRGIFLVRMNVDSLSYNDKGNQVTFVKKLQKAKAKQT; encoded by the coding sequence ATGAAAATCCTTTTCGTTGATGACGAAGAAGTTATCCGAGATCTGTTCCAAGAAATTTTCGGCAGCGAATACGAACTCGTTCTTGCCGGAACCGCGGAACAGGGCTTAAGCTTAGCCGAGTCGGAAACTTTCGATCTGATCATCACCGATATCCGCCTTCCAAGGATGAACGGTATCGAGTTCATCACTAAATTGAGAGAAAAGGGAGTGGATACTCCTTTTATAGTCATTACCGGAAATCAGGACATCCAGATCTCTATCAACGCACTCCGATTAGGAGCGGTAGACTTTTTCCTAAAACCTTTCAGAATGGAGGCGATCCGTTATTCGCTCTTAAGGTTTAAGAATTTATTCTATGCTGGTAAAGATCTTGTAGACAAAAGAATGTTCCAGGTCCGGGAATCCAGACAGAAGTTCGCACTTCTTCCTAGGCTCGGAAATTTAAACCAATATGTTCATTTGATCTTAAAGTCTCTGTCCCATCTTCCCAACCTGCAGAACGAGGACCAACTCTCCTTAAAAGTCGCCTTATACGAATTGATAGGAAATGCAATTGAACACGGTTGTGCTCGGATCACCTATCATCAAAAACAAGAGTTGATGTTCCAAGAAAACGATTACTTCTCCTATGTGGATAAGATCTGCGAATCCAAAGAAGAATGGATCCAGGTGGAAGTGGACTATGACGATACAAGAGTCACGGTCATTTTGGAGGATGGAGGAGACGGTTTCGACCCTGCAAGAGTTCCTGATCCGGTGCAAGACCCGAATGCGAGCCAACTTTCAGGTAGAGGGATCTTCTTAGTCCGTATGAATGTGGACTCTCTTTCTTATAACGACAAGGGAAACCAAGTCACCTTTGTTAAGAAGTTACAAAAAGCGAAGGCAAAACAAACCTAA
- a CDS encoding phosphatase PAP2 family protein, producing the protein MRLKPKFYMIVFMTDSFLWKEILFSNGPLAALHISFLKPALDPLTILFHYLGSSLFFMGLVSFIYLCVNRKVGLRMTLSLLIAGIINGVFKALLTLPRPIGLPFSSELGLMEGSYGFPSGHVQTAVVLYGTLFLHVRIPWVRVLTAFLILFMPIARMYAGLHFLGDTLGGFVLGLLILFGLEFLFAKDPGILEPGFSGQAPDQKRLKSLVLFILAMTLPSVLLQDANQPESTNKSWEQVISSAGALAGFGIGILYNKRAGLDWKSVDSWIEFLIRVGVIILGILIFYLALGKILSSLLGENPVARYFKYGIVCYYIGHLAPILLKRIRGGIYLT; encoded by the coding sequence TTGCGTTTAAAACCGAAATTTTATATGATCGTTTTTATGACGGATAGTTTCCTTTGGAAAGAGATCTTATTCTCTAACGGGCCTTTAGCGGCACTTCATATTTCATTTCTAAAACCTGCGTTGGATCCTCTTACAATTTTGTTCCATTACTTGGGATCTTCTCTCTTTTTTATGGGCTTAGTCTCTTTCATCTATCTTTGCGTGAATCGTAAAGTAGGGCTTAGAATGACTCTTAGCCTATTGATTGCAGGGATTATAAACGGAGTTTTTAAAGCTCTTCTTACTCTACCTAGACCGATCGGTTTACCTTTTTCCTCCGAGCTTGGACTCATGGAAGGTTCTTACGGATTTCCGTCCGGGCACGTGCAGACTGCAGTGGTGTTATACGGAACATTATTTTTGCATGTAAGAATACCTTGGGTAAGAGTGCTTACCGCATTTTTGATCTTATTCATGCCGATTGCAAGAATGTATGCAGGACTTCACTTCTTAGGAGATACTCTAGGAGGTTTTGTTTTAGGTCTTTTGATATTATTCGGATTAGAGTTCTTATTTGCAAAAGATCCTGGAATTTTAGAGCCGGGATTTAGCGGACAAGCTCCGGACCAAAAAAGACTCAAGTCGCTCGTACTTTTTATTTTAGCGATGACTCTGCCTAGCGTTCTTTTACAAGATGCGAACCAACCTGAATCCACGAATAAATCCTGGGAACAGGTGATCTCTTCTGCTGGAGCACTTGCAGGTTTCGGGATCGGGATTTTGTACAATAAGAGAGCAGGGCTGGATTGGAAATCAGTCGATTCTTGGATTGAATTTTTGATCCGAGTCGGTGTGATCATTCTCGGGATCTTGATCTTTTATTTGGCTCTCGGAAAAATTCTCTCCTCTCTATTGGGGGAAAATCCGGTTGCCAGATACTTTAAGTATGGGATCGTGTGTTACTATATCGGCCATCTCGCTCCCATTCTTTTGAAAAGGATACGCGGAGGCATCTATCTGACTTAA
- a CDS encoding PDZ domain-containing protein: MRSYRFTVILLFFFLGFSENVEAKADSEFSLLVHFRKYSHHNPFQKGTPYQKKIPAIRLDERTALALLKPGEVPLFAEIHPEESAGRKAYFQKVDLDTGLGIVLLPENYGRSKKVSPIAILEEGTRTQGACSSFFTNFEWGSLEFSKSILPLSKLSRKENQDGTRSFLFAGKKVCGFTDGSWNAGADLLRRFYHSRFSSSSPFPHPGFSAEGSLTPAEEDYYFPKGSVGAVVSEVLPGIGPMHNLFPGDAVLSVNGTPVASKQKQVLYDILLSKGGSYLNSGEWVTLSLYRDGRKREIRYQLKPYNEDSFLIPESSDKIAPKYIIAGGLLFTELTHTYLKEYGEKYKSSSDRKLVYLAESYSKKLHPERSRIVLLSRAFPDEKNRAYQEFQDLILESVNDKIVDSVEGLKAAISENKDEFLVFRFSGNKLAVFDKSELKSLDERIKSLYSLDSLDNIR; the protein is encoded by the coding sequence ATGAGATCTTATAGATTTACAGTAATTCTCCTATTCTTCTTCCTAGGATTTTCGGAAAATGTAGAAGCAAAAGCGGATTCAGAATTTTCACTTCTGGTTCATTTCAGGAAGTACTCCCATCATAATCCTTTCCAAAAAGGAACTCCATACCAGAAAAAAATACCGGCGATCCGTTTGGATGAAAGAACCGCTCTCGCACTTTTAAAACCGGGAGAAGTCCCTCTATTCGCAGAGATCCATCCGGAAGAGTCGGCGGGAAGAAAGGCATATTTCCAAAAAGTAGATCTGGATACCGGACTCGGTATCGTGCTTCTTCCTGAAAATTATGGAAGAAGCAAAAAGGTATCCCCGATCGCAATTTTAGAAGAAGGAACGAGAACCCAAGGAGCATGCTCCTCCTTCTTTACGAACTTTGAATGGGGAAGTTTAGAATTTTCTAAATCGATTTTGCCTCTTTCGAAACTTTCCAGAAAGGAAAACCAGGACGGGACCAGGAGCTTTCTTTTTGCAGGAAAAAAAGTATGCGGATTCACCGACGGGTCTTGGAACGCGGGAGCGGATCTTCTACGTAGATTCTATCATAGTAGATTTTCGTCCTCTTCTCCATTCCCTCATCCTGGTTTTTCCGCAGAAGGTTCTTTAACGCCTGCGGAGGAAGATTATTATTTTCCGAAAGGTAGCGTTGGCGCTGTAGTCTCCGAAGTTCTTCCCGGAATCGGTCCTATGCACAATCTTTTTCCTGGAGATGCGGTTCTTTCCGTAAATGGAACTCCGGTTGCTTCCAAACAAAAACAAGTATTATATGATATTCTACTCAGCAAAGGTGGGTCTTATCTAAATTCAGGAGAATGGGTCACTCTTTCACTTTATCGTGACGGTAGAAAAAGAGAGATACGCTACCAGCTAAAGCCGTATAACGAGGATTCTTTTCTGATCCCTGAAAGTTCTGACAAGATAGCTCCTAAATATATCATTGCAGGCGGATTACTTTTTACCGAGCTTACTCACACTTATTTGAAAGAATACGGGGAAAAATACAAATCCTCCAGCGATAGAAAGTTAGTATATTTAGCTGAGAGTTATTCTAAAAAACTCCATCCGGAAAGAAGCCGTATCGTATTACTTTCCAGAGCCTTCCCGGACGAGAAGAACAGGGCCTATCAGGAATTCCAAGATTTGATCTTAGAATCAGTGAACGATAAGATAGTCGATTCCGTAGAAGGCCTGAAAGCCGCCATTTCAGAAAATAAGGACGAATTTTTGGTCTTCCGATTTTCAGGAAATAAATTGGCGGTTTTCGATAAGTCGGAGTTAAAAAGTTTGGATGAAAGGATAAAATCCTTATATTCTCTCGATTCTCTAGACAATATACGCTGA
- a CDS encoding LIC11113 family protein, giving the protein MQNIFHLRTKRLLLSFTSLGVLLLFSVFIPDSGSFAEEPQLQKANPRIGDFAEKEFQEGWRKYTKEKDARPLKEWFKQHGTVHIGECKFRSLPESEEIQYLSLDCPGKKLNGFFYSGEERLRSPERIDSFRVKGPVKLGKTVYWELEFSAENLKAASSKPAPGGKSNPETKLVEKASTVNFGLQYFLSIAKHPIDRPTPKGKEIFFDSSCPLLYLGKDADFYWDKSLYYSFQASCLPDSPYSWIRIKADLSGNVLVDNQPTEELQEGARYLAKLKLESVEKDKIVWSDAELFHE; this is encoded by the coding sequence TTTCCATTTAAGAACGAAAAGACTCCTTCTTTCTTTTACGAGCCTGGGAGTTTTGTTGCTTTTTTCCGTTTTTATTCCGGATTCTGGAAGTTTCGCGGAAGAACCCCAACTCCAAAAAGCAAATCCCAGGATTGGAGACTTTGCTGAGAAAGAATTTCAGGAAGGTTGGAGAAAATATACCAAAGAAAAAGATGCAAGGCCTTTGAAAGAATGGTTTAAACAACATGGGACCGTTCATATCGGTGAGTGCAAGTTTAGATCTCTTCCTGAATCCGAGGAAATACAGTATCTTTCTTTGGATTGTCCCGGAAAAAAACTGAACGGTTTCTTTTATTCGGGAGAAGAAAGATTACGTTCTCCAGAAAGGATCGATTCTTTCAGAGTAAAAGGTCCAGTTAAGTTAGGAAAAACCGTCTATTGGGAGCTTGAATTTTCTGCGGAGAATTTAAAAGCCGCAAGTTCCAAACCGGCGCCTGGCGGTAAATCCAATCCGGAAACAAAATTAGTGGAGAAAGCTTCCACTGTGAATTTTGGTCTCCAATATTTCTTAAGTATCGCAAAACATCCGATAGATCGTCCCACTCCGAAAGGGAAAGAGATCTTTTTCGATTCTTCTTGCCCTCTTCTTTACTTGGGTAAGGATGCGGATTTTTATTGGGACAAGTCTTTGTATTATTCTTTCCAGGCGAGCTGTTTGCCGGATTCTCCTTATTCCTGGATCAGGATCAAAGCGGATCTGAGCGGAAATGTTTTAGTGGATAACCAACCCACGGAAGAACTACAGGAAGGCGCACGTTACCTGGCAAAATTGAAATTAGAATCGGTAGAAAAGGATAAAATTGTATGGTCCGATGCGGAGTTGTTTCATGAATAA
- a CDS encoding oligosaccharide flippase family protein, translated as MLRIGSSLQFIFESFGKLRTSGFIRSFFSVGFSKVVASLLNFIFMVYSVRILSKNENGIFQYYSGFLPVLLAVAEFGLPTALVRFLSPMTEDKRKIGVLLASSLWVKWAALFLLVFVTSVAVYFLRENALAAFLLVFGSFVLSFNSYFESIFVSFGQYHALSIWYPLPNLIRILILYLADQFSEHALGHLDILGIFSVAPVFTIVLFFLLFPRGKLHWAGDKEEVRQQTRELISFNRYAFLASLFAIVSDRMELFFLNKYHSNEAVAAYGVALQPFSGFVILFSVLNSMIYPKLSRLTENKEFTSYLGKSILVAVVFALALAPWVLLGDWVFSALFSGKYPESVPVFQLLYPNYLFQLVFSPLGMALFALGQPRLLAILALVRLIFGLILDNLLIPEYGTMGAAGAFFLGQIPSWFLLSGYFLAYYKPSAK; from the coding sequence ATGCTTCGCATTGGATCCTCCTTACAGTTCATTTTCGAAAGTTTCGGAAAATTACGGACCTCCGGATTCATACGCAGTTTCTTTTCAGTAGGGTTTTCCAAGGTAGTGGCCTCCCTACTGAATTTTATTTTCATGGTATATTCGGTCAGGATCCTGAGTAAGAACGAAAACGGAATATTCCAATACTATTCCGGATTTCTGCCGGTGTTATTGGCCGTGGCAGAATTCGGATTGCCCACAGCCTTAGTGCGATTTCTTTCTCCAATGACCGAAGACAAACGTAAAATTGGAGTACTTTTAGCGTCCTCTCTTTGGGTTAAATGGGCAGCATTATTTCTATTAGTGTTTGTGACGAGTGTCGCAGTTTATTTTCTAAGGGAAAATGCTCTTGCTGCATTCCTTTTGGTATTCGGTAGCTTCGTCCTTTCGTTTAATTCATATTTCGAAAGTATATTCGTTTCTTTCGGACAATATCACGCACTTTCCATTTGGTATCCACTTCCAAACCTGATCCGTATTTTGATCCTGTACTTAGCGGATCAATTTTCGGAACATGCACTAGGGCATTTAGATATACTTGGAATCTTCTCCGTCGCCCCCGTTTTCACGATCGTTCTTTTCTTCCTTTTATTCCCAAGAGGAAAACTACACTGGGCTGGGGATAAGGAAGAAGTTCGACAACAAACCAGGGAACTCATTTCTTTCAACCGTTATGCGTTTTTGGCATCTTTATTCGCGATCGTATCGGATAGAATGGAGTTATTTTTTCTGAATAAATACCATTCTAACGAGGCGGTGGCGGCTTACGGAGTTGCCTTACAACCATTCAGCGGGTTTGTGATCTTATTTTCAGTTTTGAACTCGATGATCTATCCTAAACTCTCTAGACTTACCGAAAATAAGGAATTCACAAGTTACTTGGGTAAGTCTATCTTAGTTGCGGTTGTATTCGCATTGGCATTAGCGCCTTGGGTATTGTTGGGAGATTGGGTTTTCTCGGCATTATTCTCCGGAAAATATCCTGAATCGGTTCCGGTATTCCAATTATTGTATCCGAATTATCTTTTCCAATTAGTGTTTTCTCCTCTTGGAATGGCCTTGTTCGCTTTGGGGCAGCCTAGGCTACTTGCGATACTTGCATTAGTAAGATTGATCTTTGGATTAATTTTGGATAATCTTTTGATCCCTGAATATGGGACAATGGGAGCCGCAGGAGCGTTTTTCCTAGGCCAGATCCCTTCTTGGTTCTTGCTTAGCGGTTATTTTTTAGCGTATTACAAACCTTCTGCCAAGTAA
- a CDS encoding S1C family serine protease, giving the protein MNKFWILRAGLILLFSFPVFSQTNGNSDLKTLLNGVVIVRSDIYPDASDPLEFGDQDLSRDVGSGFIIAGNRILTNAHVISESKYLKVKRFNSSKYYNAKVEFIGFDCDLALISVEDEEFFSGVEPLEITEESPSLGSNLLMLGYPEGAENLTLENGLVNRVERLRYSFTGLDYRKVIRVGANILPGYSGGPAIQNGKVAGIIFEVSQVQGNTAYLIPPEVVQHFLKDIQDGQYDGFPFVGFTFQNGNSESVKKYLGVPQNLQGVLVNKVYPNSSFSDVLQTDDFLYKVDEAYLNNEGGLLEFTGRTIVDLIEPGFVGQKLNLYFYRNGKNFKIQAELKKTDSLELYRDRQIRSFLGAGLLFQPVNRALFGKESQRVETALRYHYSYFIQDDLFKFTERDLILTTLFPDPLNSKYLNYRFKILESINGKTPANIAEFKDYWKKYSNGTLVLKFRGVGLPLVLDAKTVRTIDLRVRKRFDIKSDESKEGK; this is encoded by the coding sequence ATGAATAAGTTTTGGATACTTCGCGCCGGTTTGATCCTGCTTTTTAGTTTTCCCGTCTTTTCTCAAACTAACGGGAACTCGGATCTAAAAACTCTATTGAACGGTGTAGTAATCGTAAGAAGCGATATTTATCCGGATGCAAGCGACCCTTTAGAGTTCGGGGACCAAGACCTTTCTCGAGATGTGGGATCCGGTTTCATTATTGCAGGAAATAGAATATTAACGAATGCTCATGTGATCTCGGAATCCAAGTATTTGAAGGTAAAACGTTTTAATAGTAGTAAATATTATAATGCAAAAGTGGAATTTATAGGTTTCGACTGCGATCTAGCTTTGATCTCCGTAGAAGACGAGGAGTTTTTTTCAGGTGTAGAACCTCTAGAGATCACGGAAGAATCCCCTTCTTTGGGAAGTAATCTTTTAATGCTCGGTTATCCGGAAGGCGCGGAAAATCTCACTTTAGAAAACGGTTTAGTCAATCGTGTGGAAAGACTGAGATATTCTTTTACGGGATTAGATTATAGAAAAGTAATACGTGTAGGTGCAAATATTCTCCCGGGATATTCGGGCGGTCCTGCTATCCAAAACGGAAAAGTAGCGGGAATAATTTTCGAGGTCAGCCAAGTCCAAGGAAATACGGCATATCTAATCCCGCCGGAAGTAGTTCAACATTTCTTAAAAGATATACAAGACGGGCAATACGACGGATTTCCATTCGTAGGTTTCACCTTTCAAAATGGGAATTCCGAGTCCGTGAAAAAGTATTTGGGAGTCCCTCAGAATCTACAAGGCGTGCTTGTGAATAAGGTGTATCCAAATTCTTCTTTTTCTGACGTTTTGCAAACGGACGATTTTTTATATAAGGTAGACGAGGCTTATTTAAATAACGAAGGCGGACTTTTGGAGTTTACCGGAAGAACGATCGTAGATCTTATCGAGCCGGGTTTTGTAGGCCAAAAACTGAATCTATACTTTTACAGAAACGGTAAAAACTTTAAGATCCAAGCAGAATTAAAAAAGACCGATTCTTTGGAGTTGTATAGAGATCGTCAGATCCGCAGTTTTTTGGGGGCGGGACTTTTATTCCAACCTGTGAACCGTGCATTATTCGGAAAAGAAAGCCAAAGAGTGGAAACCGCTCTCAGATACCATTACAGTTACTTTATACAAGACGATCTTTTCAAATTTACGGAAAGAGATCTGATACTGACTACGCTCTTTCCGGACCCTCTCAACTCTAAATACTTAAATTATCGTTTTAAAATATTAGAATCAATTAATGGAAAAACTCCCGCTAATATCGCCGAATTTAAGGACTATTGGAAAAAATATTCTAATGGGACTCTGGTCTTGAAATTTAGAGGCGTTGGACTTCCTTTGGTTTTGGACGCAAAAACCGTTAGGACGATCGACTTGAGGGTCAGAAAAAGATTCGATATTAAGTCGGACGAATCAAAGGAGGGAAAATGA